A stretch of Pristiophorus japonicus isolate sPriJap1 chromosome 12, sPriJap1.hap1, whole genome shotgun sequence DNA encodes these proteins:
- the LOC139276784 gene encoding probable serine/threonine-protein kinase clkA produces the protein MAARQKAESSGERLFQEQKQHQQTTNTTSNNTTTNNTNTNNNNTNNNYTNNTYNNTNNNNKTNNNVNNTNNNTNNNNKTNNNTNNTNTNNNNTNTNNTSNNSSNNNNTNKNSNNTNNTNNNTNNKTTKITNTKNTTNITSTNKTSNNTITNNITNNNINNNNNSNYNNYTNNNYNNTNNTNKDTNTNNNYTNNTNITKAHNTNTNNSNKYNNASTSNNNNTNKSNKNTNNSTTKNTNTNNENNTKNNTNTNNTNTTNNTNNNTNLNNNTNNSNKNTNNINTNNSKNNNKTNNTNNNYTNNTNITNTNNSNNITKANNTDTNTRNNTNTNNSKKYNNTKYNNTKTNKNNQQNHHQIHQHQQNNTNNNNDNINTNNSTTKYTNTNNNNKHTNTNNENNTKNNTNINTNTTFNNNTINNNTNDSNKKTNNINNTNKSNTYTNNTNTNTNTNNTNNNTIFNNNTINNNTNESNKNTNSKNNTNSNNNNTNTNTNNTNITNTNTNITSNNTNTNNNYNNTTNIIKANNTNTTNNSNKYNNNTNDTKNNKNNPNNTN, from the exons aTGGCtgcgagacagaaagcagagagtagtggtgaacggttgtttcaagAACAAAAACAACACCAACAAACCACCAACACAACcagcaacaacaccaccaccaacaatACCAACACTAACAACAATAACACCAACAACAATTACACCAACAACAcctacaacaacaccaacaacaacaacaaaactaaCAACAAcgtcaacaacaccaacaacaacaccaacaacaacaacaaaactaaCAACAACacgaacaacaccaacaccaacaacaacaacaccaacaccaacaacaccagtaacaacagcagcaacaacaataaCACCAACAAG aacagcaacaacaccaacaacaccaacaacaataccaacaacAAAACTACCAAAATCACCAACACCAAAAATACCACCAACATCACCTCCACCAACAAAACCAGCAACAACACCATCACCAacaacatcaccaacaacaacatcaacaacaacaacaacagcaactacaACAACTACACCAACAACAATTACAACAACACTAACAACACTAACAaagacaccaacaccaacaacaattacaccaacaacaccaacatcaccaaagcccacaacaccaacaccaacaacagcaacaaatACAACAACGCCAGCACATCCAACAACAACAATACTAACAAATCCAACAAGAACACCAACAATAGCACCACCaaaaacaccaacaccaacaacgaaAACAACACCaaaaacaacaccaacaccaacaacaccaacaccaccaacaacacTAACAACAACACCAATTTAAACAACAACACAAACAACAGCAACAAGAACACCAACAACATCAACACCAACAACAGCAAAAATAACAACaaaaccaacaacaccaacaacaactatACCAataacaccaacatcaccaacaccAATAACAGCAACAACATCACCAAAGCCAACAACACCGACACTAACACccgcaacaacaccaacaccaacaacagcaaAAAATACAACAACACAAAATACAACAACACCAAAACCAACAAAAACAATCAACAAAACCATCACCAAATACACCAACACCAACA gaacaacaccaacaacaacaacgacaacatcaacaccaacaacagcaccaccaaatacaccaacaccaacaacaacaacaagcacACCAACACCAACAATGAAAACAACACCAAAAACAACACCAACATCAACACCAACACCACCTTCAACAACAACACCATTAACAACAACACAAACGACAGCAACAAGAAgaccaacaacatcaacaacaccaACAAATCCAACAcctacaccaacaacaccaacaccaataccaacaccaacaacactaaCAACAACACCATCTTCAACAACAACACCATCAACAACAACACAAACGAAAGCAACAAGAACACCAACAGCAAAAACAacaccaacagcaacaacaacaacaccaacaccaacaccaacaacaccaacatcaccaacaccaacaccaacatcaccagcaacaacaccaatacCAACAACAattacaacaacaccaccaacatcATCAAAGCCAACAACACCAATACTACCAACAACAGCAACaaatacaacaacaacaccaacgacactaaaaacaacaaaaacaacccCAACAACACCAACTAA